One genomic segment of Sminthopsis crassicaudata isolate SCR6 chromosome 2, ASM4859323v1, whole genome shotgun sequence includes these proteins:
- the LOC141552778 gene encoding olfactory receptor 4D5-like: MNQTNATEVTKFILLGLSSSSELQLIFFFLFLALYLLTILGNGLIIITVTCDHHLRSAPMYFLLCNLSFQDLCYSTVTVPKMLFHLITHHKTISFQGCMAQIFFFHFTGSTEIFILTIMAYDRYIAICRPLHYELIMSQRTCWILAATSVLGGVIHSMTQMVLILRLPFCGPNELDNFYCDIPQVIKLACTNTFVVEILMVSNSGLVTLMCFILLLISYTVLLVRIRNHLAEGKSKALSTCASHLMVVTLVFVPCVYIYARPFQIFPADKLVSILYTVITPMLNPLIYTLRNSEMKSAMKRICNYSM, encoded by the coding sequence ATGAACCAGACAAATGCAACTGAAGTTACAAAGTTTATTCTCCTGGGACTTTCTTCTTCCTCAGAATTAcaacttatatttttcttcttgttcctgGCATTGTATCTCCTGACCATCCTAGGAAATGGCCTCATTATTATCACAGTGACCTGTGATCATCACCTTCGCTCAGCCCCCATGTACTTTCTGCTCTGCAATCTCTCCTTCCAAGATCTTTGCTATTCTACTGTCACTGTACCCAAGATGCTGTTCCACTTGATCACTCACCACAAAACAATTTCCTTCCAAGGTTGTATGGCccagatattttttttccatttcactggaAGCACAGAGATATTCATCCTCACCATCATGGCATATGACCGTTACATAGCTATTTGCCGGCCCCTACACTATGAACTCATCATGAGCCAGCGTACTTGCTGGATTCTGGCAGCAACATCAGTGCTGGGCGGGGTCATTCATTCCATGACACAGATGGTGCTCATCTTACGTTTGCCCTTCTGTGGCCCAAATGAGCTAGACAATTTCTACTGTGATATTCCACAGGTCATAAAACTGGCCTGTACCAATACCTTTGTGGTGGAGATCCTGATGGTTTCTAACAGTGGCCTGGTCACCCTTATGTGTTTTATACTGCTTCTCATATCCTACACAGTCCTCTTGGTGAGAATAAGGAACCATTTAGCTGAGGGAAAGAGTAAAGCCCTCTCCACTTGTGCCTCCCATCTGATGGTGGTGACTCTGGTGTTTGTGCCCTGTGTCTACATTTATGCCAGGCCCTTTCAGATATTTCCAGCTGATAAGTTGGTATCCATCCTCTATACAGTCATCACCCCGATGTTAAATCCCCTTATCTACACCTTAAGGAACTCAGAAATGAAAAGTGCCATGAAAAGGATATGCAACTATTCTATGTGA